The window tcgcataccagggaagaagaagaaaaatattgcttggaaagtgatgtattatttccCTTTAATTGCTAGACTTCAATGTTTGTATGCATCTGTCGCTACAGCTTCTCACATGACGTGACATCATGAACATGAGCATGAAGGAGGtattatgtgtcatccttgtgattcctctacatggaaacatcttgatactgtattTTCCTCGTTTGCAATGGAatcacgtaatgtgagattgggactttccgctgatggatttcaaccatttggtcaatcGGGATAGCAATATTCAtcctggccagttatattaacatcaTACAATTTACCATcctggatgtgcatgaaagatgaatttatgttccttactgttcttattcctggtccaaccaatccTAAAGagaatatagatgttttcttgcaaccgTTAAttgcataattaaatgatttatggaatatagggtcagtgacttatgatgttgcaagtaaatctaattttagattgcatgctgcattattatgggCGATCAGTGATTTTTCAGCATATTCAATGTTGTCAGGATGGAACACGGCGAGTAAATTAGCGTGTCCACACTGCATGACAGATTCTGATGCCTTTTCATTACCTTGTAGTCAGAAAGTATCCTGGGTTGATAATCACCGAAAATTTTTACCTATTGATCACCCTTTCAGGTGGAATAAGAAAAACTTCCTaaaaaatgttgtagtcagaaaacctcctccaACATTCCATACATcaagtgaagaaatcattgaacaaatagacagttatggatttctaccagtatctcaatctggttctgatgagataaatagatACATTATTAGGATGTGCCAGTGTGGTTGGAAAAAATGAGTATTTTTTGAGAGCTCCCCTAttgaagtatctactcattcgacataatttagatgtcatgcatgttaagaaaaatttcttcgataatatctttaacactgtgatgaatgtgcctggaaaaactaaagacactgcaaaatctcgtgaagaattaaaagaattagTAAACAGACTAGAGTTGCATCAAAATGAAACAACTaatagatttccaaaggcttgttatacattagacaaagacAAGAAGCAgactttatgtagttggttgaagGAAGTAAAATTCccagatgggtatgcctcaaatatgtCTCATTGTGTAGATATGAATAGGTTAAAGATATTTGggatgaagagtcatgactgtcatgtattcatgcaaagacttattccagtagctttccaTGATTTACTTCCGTATAATGTTTGGCAAGCTCTCACAGAATtaagtctattttttagagatttgatagCGAGGTGTATTAcgatggatgatatgcttcggctagaaatagacattcctctcatattatGTAAGTTAGAGCACATATTTCCACccagtttttttgattcaatggagcATCTGTCGGTATATTTGCCATTTGAGGCACAAATAGATGGTCCTGTGCAatatagatggatgtatccatttgaacggtttttgagaaaattaaagaataatgttcataacaaagcaagagttgagggctcaatatgtaatgcttatctggttgaagaagcatcttctttctgctcctattattttgctgataatgtcaAAACCAGACATCGCAAGGTTCCAAGAAATTATTATAATGCTCAAGCAATAGACcattcgatgctttctatttttaagtttcctggcaaaccaatgggtgcatctatttctagattcttaactctagaagaataccatgctgcaagaatatacatactcttaaattgtgaagaggtcaaaccatacataaagtaagttgacttctctaattTAAAAATGATCCCCCGTTTAAGTTGTTGCTTGATATCCCATTTACCTTAAATTTACCTTCTTCTCCAGCTTAtatgaacaacaactatatctacaaaatccatcaatggatACAGATGTCGTAGCTGAAATGTTAGAGgttgaatttgcattatggtttgaaatatatgtaagttggagattttatcaaatatttaagtTTATGTGGGTTAAGTAGTGTTCTAATGTCAACTAATTGTGTAGGTTAAAGACCGTAGAATTTCAAATGTGAGAGATGATAGGATCATGAATCTTGCATCAGGACCCCTTCGTAAAATAAAGGTCTACTCTGGTTTCTATGTTAATGGCCTCAAATTCCACATGGCACTACgagattcacggagattaacctataattctggtgtttacgtcaaaggatctatggacaacaataacactcagtatgattactatggtagacttgaggaaatcataGAAGTTGAATATCCTACATTACCTATTAAGAGGTGTGAGCTAtttaaatgttcatggtatgatcctaccccaagaataggtaccagaatacatccaaagtatataatttagttgaggttaatacaaacaaaaggttcaacaagtttgaacctttTATTTTCGGGGTACAAGCAGCACAGGTTTTCTAACTTGAataccctacgaagagaagaagacccagtgaatggttgtctgtttgtcgaatgaagctgatgtgcgtagattgtatacacttattggcatgttttgacgcacattcacatactttgagcaagcttgatctatgcattttcatactttcagctttcctttttagcatatttgctctctttgttcggaaatctgcttttgtgcattttctgtacacaggagttgaAATTAGTGAAGATTTCATGTTCGAAGCCAAATCTATGAGCAAAGCAAGGGAAGAAGGTGCCCTACCTGAACCACACACTGCCCTGctctggggggttgcccaggacGTGTGGAGATCACGGGCCAGAAGGTTGCAGCAGGAAACGAAAtggtcatggccgtgtgaacctcacacggccgtgcaaggatctGAAGAACCTAAACATGAGAAGAAGCCTaggtcgtgtgcatcacacggccataTGAGTTTTCCAGAGACAGGAGAAGTCTCGGCCGTGTGTCTCACACGCCCGTGTGAGGTTCTCAATGGCAGGGAAGGAAGCAGGTTGTGTGCATCACATGGCCGTGCCAGATTTTCAGAGGCTAAGGCAGTTCAgtccgtgtagatctacatggccatgtAAAGGGGCCATTGTCGGATGTTTTccacggtcgtgtctcacacatggccatgcaaggctggcagagaggagagtggacagggtcgtgtgaacctcacacggccgtgccacggggtcGTGTGACACCCAAACTTCACCTCTATTTAAactcttcttcaagatttgaaaagggatcttctccctcttgggagaGAGCGAGATTTGAGTCTTTacttccaatcttgggaggatttctgggtgatcTAAAGGTAGATCTTCAACGGATACAACTTCGGCAGCGTGGATTTgatccgaagaccaagcttcatcttagataagttttctttctctcctcttcttggattggggatcaagaaatgcttgtaatctttgtattttcatatttctctcttcgattcatggagtagatatctttgttttaggatgagggagtatttgtatgatgaattgatgtaaactcttgtggatttgtcattgtcttgcttctatgatattgtcttgtttgtatcaattcaatcttgaatgaatTGTTGTGCTGTGGATCTAATTCTCAttttatattgattgtttgaatgtcatATGGATCTTATAAAGATTATCTCCTACTCGATTTTTCGAGGAaagcacgcgaaaggtgcaagcccgtgtaaggacgtttgagggataagatttagggaaaCATAGggtaattcaagagggtaggatagaattaggaattaatctttatatcttatgggttgagaagtatgatctttgtgttgattttctgagggatcttcgtgacaggaacatgcccgtgtaaggacaacataagttcatatctaatcgatcacatttaggtatagatttcagtcctaggtcggttgtctattgcaagagagaaccggcaaccttctataaatgttggacaattaagaaataagatttggtagatcatttacattgaggaatcttacaaataaaccaaaactcctagaacattcctttatcatagctcataatcttgtttgttgatctttcatttctatgtttacttttcattagttacatttagcttttggaaaccaattgattagttgtttagctaactcgtgttgaaacatttctagtgcttattccagtccctgtggatacgataatcttttatattacttgcgacatttccgtacacttgcggagagcgaacaagtttttggcgtcgttgccggggactgcgctataacattaggaattatcaattgagttagactaaacataacttttctttctttcttttcatttacatagttgtaactaattgttagaattctatttctataagtttttcatttcttgtataacattcttgtcaaTTTTTTTCTGTTGtgattctaattctgcattttttattctaaCGTCTTGTCTGATCTTTTCTATGTTTTTGAAATTCCTTCGTGACCTTCCTAATTCTTTCTGAATTCGGTAACTGTAACTTGTATCTCTTGTACCTCTTTTCTTTTGTACACCAAAAATAGTTTTCAGGTCGTTAGGAGATTATGAAGCCCCAAGGTCTGCCAAGGGATTAGGACCCGTTGTTTACCTTGAAATTCAAGCAAAAAGTTTTAcgcttaaaccttccttcatttcAATGGTTCAGAAAGTCCAATTTGGAGGCCTAGAGATTGAGGACCCTTACTCACATCTCATGgaattttatagatattgttatactttgaaatatgaggATGTTCCATCTGATATTATACAACTATTGGCCTTTCCTTTTAGTCTACAGGGTGCTGCAAAGAGATGGTATAATTCCCTGaaatctcaaagtatcaaaacctgGGATGAGTTAGAACAGAGATTCTTGGGCAGATattcctcccccccccccccccagaaaactacttatttgagaagtcaaagtCTGAATTTTAAACAACTTGCTTGGGAAGAGCTAcatcaagcctgggaaagatattcatctcttttaCGGTCATGTCCACATCACGGTATTGAGGGATGGTTAATTATGCACTTATTCTATGAAGGGCTTTCTCTCTCAAATAAGAGTCAACTAGATATAGCCTCTAAAGGATCATTTCTTAAGAAAAATTTAGAGGAAGCCAGTGGGATAATCTGCAGGGTCgcatcaaattttaatgattggtTAGGACAAAACGACGCAATTCTAACGGTTAATACAgtggaagaaaaggaaaatagGGAGAAAGGAATCACTCTGAATCAGAATGATCTTCGAGTATTATTGCCTTGGTGTTTTGagtcttttttaaaaatattcaatgAAGAAGCAGTTTCaatggaggagaagaaaggggatgatacttttctagaagatgaagaagatttgGAGAAAGGATCCCAAGATGAAGAGATTAAGTTGATAGAGCAAGAGCTAACTGTGCCAGAAATAGTATCACCCCAACCTGAGCTTAAGCCATTGCCATCAACTCTAAAATATGAATTCCTCGGACCAAATTCCACTTTTCCAGTTATAATCAATGTTAGTCTAACTGAGTCTGAAACACAAAGGTTGGTCGAAGAGTTCAAGCTGCATAGAAAAGCAATTGGATACTCTATTGataatataaaagggattagtccttccctttgcatgcataggattttacttgaggaGGGCTACAAAAATTCAATTGAGCACCAGAGGAGGTTGAATCTAAATCTGAAAGAGGTAGTAAAAAAAGAGGTGCTCAAACTTCTTTATGCTGGTATCATTTATACAATTTCAGACAGTGAATAAGTGAGTCCAGTACACGTAGTCCCAAAGAAAgggggaatgactgttatcaaaaATGAGGATAATAAATTGATTCCAACACGAACAGTAACGGGGTGGTGAATGTGTATTGATTATCGAAAGCTGAACAAGGAAATGAGGAAGGATCATTTTCCCTTaccttttattgatgaaatgcttgagagaTTGGCTAAGCACTCGTATTTTTGCtacttggatggatattcaggattttttttcaaattccaattcatccccaagatcaagagaagactactttcaCATGCCCCTACGGCACTTTTGCTTATCGTCgtatgccatttgggctttgtaatgctctaGCCACTTTCCAGAGATGTATGATggtaattttttcaaatttaatagagaaaattatggaggtattcatggatgatttctcagtATACGGGAATGACTTTGACACTTGTTTATCTAATCTCTCTacagttcttcaaagatgtgaaaAGGCGAATTTAGTGTTAAACTGGgagaaatgtcatttcatggttagagaaggaattgttttggggcataaaatatCAGAACATGGGATTGAAGTGGATCAAGCAAAAGTAGAAGTGATAGAAAAACTACCCCCACCAATTAATGTAAAAGGAGTGAGAAGTTTCCTAGGGCATGCCGGATTCTATAGGCGTTTTATCAAGGACTTTTCAAAAATTGCTAAGCCTTTAACAAATTTGCTAATCAAggatgttgaattttgttttgacAAAGAATGCATGGAGGCCTTTAGTAAAATTAAAAGTGCCCTTATTTCAACCCCGGTAATTCAAGCTCCGGATTGGAATCTTCCATTTGAGATAATGTGTGATGCAAGTGACTTTGCAGTAGGGGCAGTGTTAGGacaaagaaaaaataagattctacatgctatacattatgcaagtaaaacgcTTGATGCAGCTCAAGTGAATTATTCCACTACTGAAAAAGAACTTCTAGCCATAGTATTTGCATTTGATAAGTTTAGATCATATCTGGTGGGTTCAAAGGTAATagtttatactgatcatgcagctatccgaTATTTACTAAGCAATAAAGATGCTAAACCACGACTTATCAGATGAATTTTATTACTTCAAGAGTTCAACCTCGAGATTAGATATAAGAAGGGAGCGGAGAACGTAGTGGCTGACCACTTATCTAGAATTTGGTAAAATAAGGAAAAGGATGCAAATTTTGACTTACCTATTGATGATATTTTTCCTAATGAGCACCTTCTAGCCTTATCGAGTGCTAAAATACCATGGTATGCGGATTTTGTAAATTTCCTGGCAAGCGGAGTCCTACCCCCAAATTTCTCCAAtcagcaaaagaaaaaaaaaatcagatgtgaagaattatatttgggatgaacccCTCCTTTATaggaaatgcaatgatgtgatttatcgaagatgtatacctgagaAAGAAGTCCGGGATATCctatttcattgtcattcttcttCTTATGGAGGGCATTTGGGGAGCTCTAAGATGATAGCAAAAATCCTTCAAGCAGGCTTTTATTGGCCCACTTTATTCAAAGATGCCAAGAAATTTGTACAAtcatgtgatcaatgtcagaggacTGGAAATATTACTAGGAGGAATGAAACGCCATTGAATTACATACTTGAAGtagaattatttgatgtatggggaatagaCTTCATGGGGTCATTTCccttttcatatgggaatagaTTTATCCTTGTAGTAgtggattatgtgtccaaatgggtagaagctatagCCTCTCCTACAAGTGATGCGAGAAAAGTTATCAAATTGTTTAAAAGCATAATTTTTTCGAGGTTTGGCGTGCctaaggcagtcattagtgatgggggATCACACTTTATAGAAAGACAGTTTGAGAATTTACTCAGAAAATATGGAGTGAACCACAAAGTAGCAACGCCATATCATCCACAAACTAATAGGCAAGCTGAGATCTCCAACCGTGAAATTAAAGT is drawn from Zingiber officinale cultivar Zhangliang chromosome 1B, Zo_v1.1, whole genome shotgun sequence and contains these coding sequences:
- the LOC122042829 gene encoding uncharacterized protein LOC122042829 produces the protein MNPKPFLSFHARTAATSSSSPISPVRALPHFSFPLSVATSARLAFVAAGAGHYLPPVACWPLCQLATACWPTGRCTSRQRPPGHCTGRQRPAGCCADRQRNVAFAALLRVVGKNEYFLRAPLLKYLLIRHNLDVMHVKKNFFDNIFNTVMNVPGKTKDTAKSREELKELVNRLELHQNETTNRFPKACYTLDKDKKQTLCSWLKEVKFPDGYASNMSHCVDMNRLKIFGMKSHDCHVFMQRLIPVAFHDLLPYNVWQALTELSLFFRDLIARCITMDDMLRLEIDIPLILCKLEHIFPPSFFDSMEHLSVYLPFEAQIDGPNNVHNKARVEGSICNAYLVEEASSFCSYYFADNVKTRHRKVPRNYYNAQVKDRRISNVRDDRIMNLASGPLRKIKVYSGVEISEDFMFEAKSMSKAREEDQEKTTFTCPYGTFAYRRMPFGLCNALATFQRCMMVIFSNLIEKIMEVFMDDFSVYGNDFDTCLSNLSTVLQSDHAAIRYLLSNKDAKPRLSYGGHLGSSKMIAKILQAGFYWPTLFKDAKKFVQSCDQCQRTGNITRRNETPLNYILEVELFDVWGIDFMGSFPFSYGNRFILVVVDYVSKWVEAIASPTSDARKVIKLFKSIIFSRFGVPKAVISDGGSHFIERQFENLLRKYGVNHKVATPYHPQTNRQAEISNREIKVILEKTVSTSQQDWSLKLDDALWNDEVERHSIDTQLESRSQLLVDVNVIYEEIDDGEMSNSEDEFVLPESSDEELETINIYSCIVMLIYIIMAEQQTVAPRGYKVIRVVGDTFVPDGHRVASYITSKFEERVCTSGTTWRKDIHGKMAMKNSLKLHEIVIVLNFTEISCIISGKRALGQRMFQRRHGVHGQPLELQKDAIEQDPPSSSSGVIAKEKRMSSSNSSMISGIMAILAASFLLCTVTGIFRILFSFLLPVLLVVVERSGDCETAAATVEAVLVIPFVVCMSIVIVAAAVLLNSRDYYDSGSETVSLLVALPEDEDTITIAIE